CAGCTGACATGAGGGAGCCCACATGGCTCTCTCATGTCCTAGCCCAGCCATTTTGTGTCTCAGAGGACACGAGCCTCCAGGcattcccagcagcagcagcaagcaccaCTCCTGTAAAACCTCTTCAGTCTCTCAGCAGACCGAGCCCTTTGCTAACAGTAGCCAGAGGCAGACTTACAGCTCCCCGTCTCGTCGGAGCAGTCCCCGCAGTCGTTCATCCCGTCGCACCTCTTGTCAGCATAGACCCAGTGCGCAGGGTTACCGCAGCGGAAAACCAGGAACGCCGGGAGGCTGCGGGGCAGGTCGCCTGCAAGGGCAGAGACAGAGCCCATGCTGAGCTCTTGGGGCACAGCTGTGCCTGCTGAAACAGGGACAGGCAGCTAACGAAGTGGTTAATTTATGGCCCAGTTGGTGAGACAGGTCTTCAGAACACAGCAGGAAGACCCAGGTGGGAAGATCTCAACAAAAGTGCTCACCACAGAGTTTCTCCTGCTCATCCTCTCCGTCTCTGCAGTTGGTGGTTCTGTCACAGACCTGGCTGGCTGGGATGCAAGTCACTCTGTCGTCACACAAGAAGCCTGTCCGGTTATTGGAGGCTGCACAGAGGCGGTTcgctgaagggaaagaaagagacacTATTTTCTGACACTCTCATGCTCACAGATGGTATGGGGAAGAGACAAAGAAGATTTCAGAATCAAAACGGGGGGAATTCCGAAATTTGTCATCTGGATATAACCAGGGCCCAGAACCAATCTCCAGTGTCCTCATGGtgggtgccagcagctggaagtTGTGCCACCCGGAGTTTCCGCAGCCGAGGAACAGTTCACAGCCACCCCTCTCAgcccctttccttctccccaccACCACTCCCCTCAGCACCGCTTTCCACCTCCCTCATGGGGCCAACGACGACCCTCACGGGACCGACCTGGTGAGCGTGATGAGAGCCCCAGTGCCACCGCCAGGCCCACGATGGCCACCgtggcagccaggaggagcagcGTGGTGACACAGACACATCTCGGTGGGCAACACAGGTGGGCCCCACGCGGCCGACAGCAGCCTGTCGGGAGGCAAAGGAGAgaggtgaggggctgggggggtcagGGGGGCTCTGGGCTGGTGGGGAGATGTTGAGGTGTGTGCGTGACTCCTCTGCCACATCAGCAGTTGAGTTTTAATAGCTGGGTTCAGGCACTTCCGTCACCCAAGGGTGAATTATCAGCTCGAAATGGTGAGAACTGGCCAACAAGCAGCCTCTTTCCCTCCCTGAAGACACTGCAGGGTGCAACAGGCTGCAGCCTTCCAGGGAGCCCAGCCTTCAGAAGGTTACTGACATAAATCAAGCAAAATCAGGAAGTTAAAGGCCAAAACCACAGCCCTTgcaacacagagcagcacaCGTATGAGCTGACCAGCTGCCTCAACCTTGGCAACGCCAGTGCTGTGTGTCTAAACCCAGCAGTAACTTCTCTCAGATTCCTGTGTATTCCCAGactgacaggaaaaaatgaacgTGGTCATCTGAGAAACACTCACATTTGCGTAACTGGTCACTTAAGACAACCCTGCGTGAATAActggattttgttgtttctgaacATAAAGAGCCTTGATGAAGAAGTTAGGATTTCTTAGCTGTGCCTCACACTCACTTAATTGCTGCGTGTTGTACGAAGGCAAAGACACACCCGTTGCTCAGCCACAAAGGGATCCAGGCTGCAGTAACCAAGCCCTCCATCAGGCACGAGCAGGAATCAAAGGCAGGACATCCCGGTTTAAAAGATAAGTGGTGAATTACAGCGTGTCTGTGCCTACAAGACAATGCCTTTGACCAAACAGACACGAGTATAAAATAAAGGCAGTGAGGAAATGCTGTTACAAGCCAGTCTGCAGGCTTACTGTTGATTGTATGTGATCTCACCTTCTCTTTCTTAACGTGGACAAAATTTGCTAAAGCTTAAAACATACAGAAAGCCTACAGAAATAGTTAAAAGCCTCTTCTGTAACAGAAGAATATTACATATCATGTTACTATGCCATAACATTGCCAACTGCAGGccaacaaaaagcagctgaaatctATTAATTTTATAGTCTGGATGTTTCactacagaggggaaaaaaaatatcagtctCAACAGATCATAAATACTGCCTGTATTTTACATTGCCTAGATAGTTTCAGTTGATTTACAGTTCAGTAACAAAAACGTTAAGCTTGGCATTACATTCGTTACCtctttcttcagagaaggaCTTTACTGGATCAAAAGGAGCTACATCACTGTTCCTCTAGAAGTAAAGGAACAAAACATTGCTGTCAGAAGTGGCACACTATAACCATGCAACGTATGCTTTTCTAGTTCTTGTACCATCTTAGCCAGGAATTAATACGTAAATATGGATAGACATGGCAATAAATATTctacatacaaacaaaaatcgCCTCAGTGGAAACTTGACCCAGATTTAGCTCAGAAAGTGGTCAGATTACCTTTCAAATCTCTGTTTCCTATTTGTACAACATGCACTAACTCAATACATAAGTATTGGTATCAAGTGCTGGACTTGATACCCTTTCGTATCAAAGCAGGTAAAGCAGACACGAGTAGGAAACTCAGAAGCCATTGACAGAGAAGTTAGACAAACAACATTATCAAGATATAAGTGTATTTTAGGAAACAGTTGCACATCAGATTTTTCCAGAGCGCAGGGCCATACCTGGGGGTGAGTTTTGTTCATTCCTCCTGCAGCTACGGTCTTCACAACAGCCCAGCAGGCCACATGGAGCTCTCTGCACCCCAAAACTCAGCCATGTTACCAGCATACACCGGCTCTAACGTGAGCGATGTTACCAGGATACAAAATGCAACAGAGGGAGGAAAGCAAGGAGCGCGGTGCTGCCCAGGCGTGCATGCAGGAGAGGCCAGTGAAGGCAGGCTGAGCACTTGCTCTGGTCAGAAGCAGGGTTTGCAGCTTGCTTCTCATCCCTCCCAGCTGATAAATGACCCAGAGACTTCTGATGCCAACAaccccactgctgctcctgacatgcatggaaaacaaatgctCACCCCCAGGCTGATGCAGCTTGCATTTACTTTGGTGCCAGCCAGGTACCAAAGGATGTGTGTTGAAAAGGCCCAAGAAAAGGGAGCCAGATCACCCTCACCCAGAACTCAAGCACCACCAAATTGTTGCCACCCCGCAGGATCCTCCCTCCTAAGAGCCAGTTAACCAGGGCTTCGGGGAAGTTGGCAGCCGTATTGCCTAAAAGCTGGCCCCAAGACAGTTTCACCAAGTGAATTGATGCAAACAACCAGTTCAAACCAACAAATAATGCCCAAGACAGAGTAATGACTATTGCTACTTCCCTCTCCATCCCCGAGCACACAACTCATTCGTGATTGCCTTGAGTTACAGGCTTCTTGGTAATGGCACCTGCCCACCCTGCACTCACCTGCTCGCAGACCAGCCAGAGTTAAATACAACCTTCCTCCTTCAGCGTGGCAACACCCCTTTGTCCAAAGCAGAAGATTCTCACAGAAATATATCATGGTTAAACCTTGTGCCCAAAAACTCTCCTGGTTGGAGAGGAATTTGGGGTGAGAACACCAAACCCCAATTAGCAAACAGTCCGTGACTCTAGGCACTCACCACACCATGGAAGAATGAGACTAAGGGTTAAAACCTGTGTATCAAATTCTGgatcttctgctttttaaagggAATGTTTAAGTTTCTAATCAGACTTGCTACTGAAGGAACATTTTGAGCTTTCAAAAAGCTTTAGGTGATAGTGAGCTTGGTAAGAGTTCCATGTACCAGGTCAAGCAGACTCCCTGTGCACATCCCACAAACCAATCCTTAACAAAATGGTTTAAGATGTGGAGTAAAACAATTCTTAGAGACAAACATCTGTAAGAACTGCCATCTACTGCTGTTTCCTACAGCCAGATTATCAAGCTCAGCTGTAACCAAGCAGGTAGCACCAAGCAGGTAGCTGGTTTCAGATCAGTTACACCACATCAGACCATCAGtccaaaaaatataattaaaaaaaaaagacttgatgAGAATGAGGTAGCACATAAGCAAGCTTTCTGAAGCGC
This portion of the Oxyura jamaicensis isolate SHBP4307 breed ruddy duck chromosome 8, BPBGC_Ojam_1.0, whole genome shotgun sequence genome encodes:
- the LDLRAD1 gene encoding low-density lipoprotein receptor class A domain-containing protein 1; translated protein: MNKTHPQRNSDVAPFDPVKSFSEERGCCRPRGAHLCCPPRCVCVTTLLLLAATVAIVGLAVALGLSSRSPANRLCAASNNRTGFLCDDRVTCIPASQVCDRTTNCRDGEDEQEKLCGDLPRSLPAFLVFRCGNPAHWVYADKRCDGMNDCGDCSDETGSLAACPPCGSAWWSCSPVLYEYCACVPRSLCRDSVQHCVSWSDEYLCTP